In Kordia antarctica, the following proteins share a genomic window:
- a CDS encoding DUF4856 domain-containing protein — translation MKKVLLGLFTLSSFIITSCASDDDTIPTDNNEVIAPATYTFSRDGNSTVSYSGQTTRIQMSEEFISALTDNTKTEISLDAMFAHVEGNADFSNTDLNASNKSIRSKTAASSDFFSANTTDANAIKADFDLWISNQVAEVFPNWTNTATAGNAGNLQEAGGGTTRYLNGKGLEYNQAVSKSLIGALMVDQILNNYLSTSVLDAGSNVADNDAGIVEEGKIYTSMEHKWDEAFGYLYGTDNATNPILNEDSFLNKYLSRVENDTDFAGIASEIYEAFKLGRAVIVAKNYEVRDVQATIIREKISTIIGVRAVYYLQSGKNKLATDKAAAFHDLSEGFGFIYSLQFTRKPGTNEPYLTKTEVDGFISQLLTGNGFWDVTPATLDEISEAISAEFSFTTAQAAN, via the coding sequence ATGAAAAAAGTACTCCTCGGATTATTTACACTTTCAAGTTTTATAATTACATCATGTGCAAGTGATGATGACACAATTCCTACTGACAATAACGAAGTAATTGCGCCTGCAACATATACGTTTAGTAGAGACGGAAATTCTACGGTAAGTTACAGCGGACAAACAACTCGAATCCAAATGAGCGAGGAATTTATTTCTGCTTTAACAGATAATACAAAAACTGAAATATCTTTAGATGCAATGTTCGCGCATGTAGAAGGAAATGCAGATTTTAGCAATACAGATTTAAACGCATCAAACAAAAGTATTCGTAGCAAAACGGCTGCTTCTTCGGATTTCTTTTCAGCAAACACAACTGATGCAAACGCAATCAAAGCAGATTTTGATTTGTGGATTTCGAATCAAGTTGCTGAAGTATTTCCAAATTGGACAAACACAGCAACGGCAGGAAATGCAGGAAACTTACAAGAAGCTGGCGGCGGAACTACACGTTACCTCAACGGAAAAGGGTTAGAATACAATCAAGCCGTAAGTAAATCGTTAATTGGCGCATTAATGGTAGATCAAATACTGAATAACTACTTAAGTACTTCCGTTTTAGATGCAGGAAGTAATGTTGCAGATAATGACGCGGGAATTGTTGAAGAAGGCAAAATCTACACAAGTATGGAACACAAATGGGATGAAGCTTTTGGATATCTCTACGGAACTGACAATGCAACAAATCCTATATTAAACGAAGATAGTTTCCTAAATAAATACCTTTCTCGAGTTGAAAATGATACTGATTTCGCAGGAATTGCTTCTGAAATTTATGAAGCATTCAAACTTGGTAGAGCGGTAATTGTAGCTAAAAACTATGAAGTTCGTGATGTGCAAGCAACGATAATCAGAGAGAAAATTTCAACAATCATAGGCGTAAGAGCAGTATACTATTTACAAAGTGGAAAAAATAAATTAGCAACCGACAAAGCAGCTGCTTTTCATGATTTATCTGAAGGATTTGGATTTATATACAGTCTACAATTCACACGCAAACCAGGAACAAACGAACCTTACTTAACAAAAACAGAAGTTGACGGATTCATTTCGCAACTACTAACAGGAAACGGTTTTTGGGACGTAACTCCTGCAACTTTGGATGAAATTTCGGAAGCAATTTCGGCAGAATTCAGCTTTACAACTGCGCAAGCGGCTAACTAG